AACGATCCAGATGATGCAAAAACATTGGCTGATGTCGCTGGTGACACCATTGATGAAGTATTCATTGGTTCATGTATGACTAACATTGGTCACTTCCGCGCTGCTGGTAAGTTGCTAAAAGATGTCCCAGCAGGTTCTTTGCAAACACGTCTATGGATTGCGCCGCCAACCAAAATGGACGCGCGTCAGTTGATGGAAGAAGGTTACTATAATATCTATGCACAAGCCGGCGCTCGTACAGAGATGCCAGGTTGTTCATTATGTATGGGTAACCAAGCACGTATTGCACCGAATTCTACAGCCGTTTCGACTTCTACCCGTAACTTCCCGAACCGTTTAGGTCAAGGTGCTAACGTATATCTAGCATCAGCTGAATTGGCGTCTGTTGCTGCGGTACTTGGTAAATTACCAACCAACGAAGAGTATCAGCAGTACGCTGGCATGCTTGATAGCATGGGCGAAGAGGTGTATCAATACATGAACTTCGACCGTATGGAAGACTATACTGAAGAAGCTGATAAGATCAACGTTGCTCAGTTGAGCTAATTTTGGTCAAATCTTAAATGCTTTGAAGCTTTACAATTATTGTTTAAATAGAAGCCCCGTATCGTCATGAACTGACCCCCATAAGTTGGACACAACTTTTGGGGGTTATTTTATGAAGTATGACATCGACTTTAAACTAGGGGTGATAGCCTATTATCAACAAGGACATTCAGGCCTTGCTACCGCAAAGCATTTTAATATTAATGATAAAGATGTTTTTAAGTGGGTAAACCAGTATTTAAAAGACGGTATACTTGCAATCAAACCTAAAACTAGCAAAGCCATCTACAGTAGCGAGTTCAAGCTTCAAGTCCTGACTACAATGGCAGGTGAAGGTTTAAGTCAATCGCAAGCCGCCTTGAGGTTTAACATTAGCTCACCTGTGCTGATTAGTGTATGGCGCACAGCCTATGCCCGTCATGGTATGCTAGGCTTAACTGCCAAAGCTAAAGGACGACCCACTGTGAAGCACCCTTATCTCACTGACAAACCTGATCATGAAAAGAGTATAGAAGAGATCAAACGCGAGAATGAGTATCTACGCGCGGAGAACGCCTATTTAAAAAAGCTCGATGCCTTGCTCAAAGAGAGGAAAGCCAATCAGACAAAGCAAGGCTCGTCAAAGGACTAAGAGATCAGCATCCGCTAGCTTTACTATTACTCATTGCAGATATAGCAAGAAGCAGCTTTTACTATCATGTGCATGCATTAAAAGCTGATGATAAGTATGCCGATCTTAAACAGCGTATCAGTGACATCTATCATTACCATAAAGGTCGATATGGCTATCGTAGAATCACTCAAACGCTTAAGAACGAAGGAATAAGATACAACCACAAGCTCATCGCACGGCTTATGAACGAGCTTAAACTTACCGCGAGAATCAGACGACAGAAGTATCGATCCTATAAAGGTCAGTGTGGCGTCATTGCCAAGAATAGAGTCAAACGCAGGTTCAGAGCGAAAGCGCCCAATCGCAGGTGGTTTACTGACATCACAGAGTTTAAAGTCGGTGATGAGAAGTTGTATCTGTCTCCTATACTAGACTGCTTCAACAATGAGATCATCAGTTATACGCTCTCAAGACGACCCGTATATGACTTGGTGAAACAGATGCTAGATAGTGCACTTAAGGGCATACCTACAAAGCGCAAGGAGACACTGACGCTGCATTCAGATCAAGGGTGGCACTATCAGATAAAACCGTTTGCGACAACGCTTGAAACGCATAAAATTAAACAGAGTATGAGTAGAAAAGGCAACTGCTTAGACAATGCGCTGATGGAGAGCTTCTTCGGTACGCTAAAATGTGAAACTATTTATATTGAAAAGCCATCGAGTATTGAGGCTTTAGAGAAACAGATTCATAACTTTATGCTCTACTACAATCATGAGAGAATTCAGATGAAACTAAAAGGACTAAGCCCTGTACAATACAGAACTCAGTCCTTGATTTAATTAAACTGTCCAAGTTTAGGGGGTCAGTTCAATTGATTGCGGGGTTTTTTGCTGTGAGCAATGGCTGGTTTCTCTTATTATCTTATGTATAATATGGGAGCAGGCGGAAACCGTGGCTCTGTATGTTATTTCTCCTTTTCTATCTCGGGACGGACCGATACTTTGATAGGCACTTTTTGTTTGCAATCAAGTGCTTTGGAGTTTTGGTTGATTACTTTATCCCCCATCAAACGTCGCATTGTCTATGTGACTGTCTTTGAAATCATTGCTATCATTTCATCTACCTTGGTTCTTATGCTGTTGAGTAACAGCAGCGCCGCAGAATCTCTACCAGTTGCCGTGATGGTCTCATTGGCAGCGGTGATTTGGAATTTTATTTACAATACGGCATTTGAAAACTGGGAACGTCGTAAGCAGGTGCCGCAGCGCACGTTATTGGTACGTAGTGCCCATGCGATAGGTTTTGAAGGCGGGTTGGTTCTGATTTGCCTACCGCTATATATGATTTGGTATGATGTTGGTTTTATCAAAGCCTTTATGATGGAAGCCGCGCTATTGCTGTTTTTCTTGGTTTATACTTTTTTCTTTACCTTGGGTTTTGACAAAATATTTACCTTACCACATCACTATAAAAGTGCTTCTGCTTCTTGATAAATAAAGAGGTCAATGGGAATAATTTTGACCATTAATTATATAATTTATCCAAAATAAAAGGCTACCTAATGGCAGCCTTTCGAATGATATTTAGTAGAACAGTGTTATCAGTTTTTATTTGCCTTGATAAACGGGCTTACGCTTTTCCATAAATGCGGTAATACCTTCTTTAAAATCATCGGTTTTAGCAAGCATCGTTTGTTGTTCTACTTCCATATCCAATGCTTCATTAAGACCCATATAGGCATGAGTATTAATCATGTGCTTCATCGATGCCAATGCTTTGCCGGGTAGATTGCTCAGACGCGTTGCCAATGCCAGTACGCTCGCATCAAGCTCATCGTTACTAACCACATCGTTGACTAAGTTTAAGCGTGCCATATCTTCCGCTTTGAGCTTATCGCCAAGCATGACCATTTCATTCGTTTTTGCGACGCCAATCAATTGATTCAATAAGTAAATACCACCAGCATCTGGAATCAGACCAATATTGACAAAAGCTTGTACAAATTTGGCATTTTCAGCGGCAATACGAAAGTCACAAGTCAGCGCCAAGTTCATGCCAGCACCAGCAACGGCACCTTCTAATTTGGCGATAATAGGCTTATGAATATTACGCAGCTTTAAGCTAATCTCAGCGACTTCACTAACCATAAAGTTTAGCTTATCTGATAATGCCTCGCTTTCCATACCGTTTTCTAACATCTCACCGATATGCCCGCCACTTGAGAAGTTATTGCCGGCGCCCTGTAAGACAATGACTCGTACTTGCTCATCTTCATCGGCTTTGGTCAATGCTGCCATCATGGCATCTTTGAGTACCGTGCTAAAGGCGTTCAAGGTTTTAGGATCGTTCATTGTGATGGTAGCAATATGGTTTTCGGCTTGGTATTCGACGAGAGCTTGTGACATTTTGGATATCCTTAAGATGATGTTCTAGATAATGGTTGCAATAAAATACTGGTATAGTCATGCCTGAATAAAAGAAATATACAGGTTATAAAGCACTACTGAGGTTAATTTTTCTTGCTTTCTGTGCCTGCACAGACAGAGGCTGCGAATAATTAACCTCAGTATTGTTGTACTCTTTTAAAATTGGATCAACTATATCAGCAGTAAGTAAAACAAATAGGGCAATACTAATTACTATAGCAGTTTGAGCTTATTATAAAAGCGAGATTTGTGCGCGCTTAAGGCACGTTTTGAATAACATTTTTGCTGCTATCACTATTGCCAAAGGTATAAAACCTATCATTCAAAAATAAGGCTACTATCTGTAAGAGGGTTGAATTATTCTAGAAGACAGATTTCAAAAGGTTTTATTTTTTATCACACCAACAAGGAAGTGGTTATGCCAATGATTCATGTCAATGATATCGATATTTATTATGAAGACAGCGCGCCAAACGATAAGCAAAAGCCCATC
The window above is part of the Psychrobacter cryohalolentis K5 genome. Proteins encoded here:
- a CDS encoding helix-turn-helix domain-containing protein is translated as MKYDIDFKLGVIAYYQQGHSGLATAKHFNINDKDVFKWVNQYLKDGILAIKPKTSKAIYSSEFKLQVLTTMAGEGLSQSQAALRFNISSPVLISVWRTAYARHGMLGLTAKAKGRPTVKHPYLTDKPDHEKSIEEIKRENEYLRAENAYLKKLDALLKERKANQTKQGSSKD
- a CDS encoding PACE efflux transporter, whose product is MITLSPIKRRIVYVTVFEIIAIISSTLVLMLLSNSSAAESLPVAVMVSLAAVIWNFIYNTAFENWERRKQVPQRTLLVRSAHAIGFEGGLVLICLPLYMIWYDVGFIKAFMMEAALLLFFLVYTFFFTLGFDKIFTLPHHYKSASAS
- a CDS encoding enoyl-CoA hydratase/isomerase family protein translates to MSQALVEYQAENHIATITMNDPKTLNAFSTVLKDAMMAALTKADEDEQVRVIVLQGAGNNFSSGGHIGEMLENGMESEALSDKLNFMVSEVAEISLKLRNIHKPIIAKLEGAVAGAGMNLALTCDFRIAAENAKFVQAFVNIGLIPDAGGIYLLNQLIGVAKTNEMVMLGDKLKAEDMARLNLVNDVVSNDELDASVLALATRLSNLPGKALASMKHMINTHAYMGLNEALDMEVEQQTMLAKTDDFKEGITAFMEKRKPVYQGK